One part of the Pannonibacter sp. XCT-53 genome encodes these proteins:
- a CDS encoding flagellin N-terminal helical domain-containing protein, with the protein MAGITLSSAVRTNLNALQSTSEMMSKVQEKLSTGKKVNSALDNPNSFFTAQGLSNRAGDLGTLLDDMGQSVQTLKAADKGIKAISDLVDAAKAKANQASQTSSQTQRAQYSKEFNELMTQIEDIAKDAGYSGKNLLGGTGNDLKVTFNENGTSSLNISAVDYTDTTSSDGLNLARLASGTSGTATISLTNGTASAALTGGSLLTADREFAAGDVLTLTDTNGTEIGKFEVKATSTVNDLEKFLDDTAGVSASRTGSTMTVTSEFKLTMASSSSASGSFADRTTNNSAESGFAKDSDIQATLKKLQSAQETLRSQASTFGTNLSIVQNRQDFTKAMINTLQEGAGKLTLADTNQEGANLLALQTQQSLASTALSLAASADQNVLRLF; encoded by the coding sequence ATGGCAGGAATAACCCTCTCCAGCGCGGTGAGAACCAACCTCAACGCCCTGCAGTCCACCTCCGAGATGATGAGCAAGGTCCAGGAGAAGCTCTCCACGGGCAAAAAGGTCAACTCGGCGCTGGACAACCCGAACTCCTTCTTCACCGCGCAGGGCCTGTCCAACCGCGCCGGTGACCTGGGCACCCTGCTGGATGACATGGGCCAGTCGGTGCAGACCCTGAAGGCGGCCGACAAGGGCATCAAGGCCATCTCGGATCTGGTCGATGCCGCCAAGGCCAAGGCCAACCAGGCGTCCCAGACCTCGAGCCAGACCCAGCGCGCGCAGTACTCGAAAGAGTTCAACGAGCTGATGACGCAGATCGAGGACATCGCCAAGGATGCGGGCTACAGCGGCAAGAACCTGCTGGGTGGCACCGGTAACGACCTGAAGGTGACCTTCAACGAAAACGGCACCTCGAGCCTCAACATCTCGGCGGTGGACTACACCGACACCACATCTTCGGACGGCCTCAACCTGGCGCGTCTGGCGTCGGGCACCTCGGGCACCGCGACGATCTCGCTCACCAACGGCACCGCCTCGGCGGCCCTGACCGGCGGCAGCCTGCTGACCGCTGACCGCGAGTTTGCTGCCGGCGACGTGCTGACCCTGACGGACACCAACGGCACGGAAATTGGCAAGTTCGAGGTGAAGGCGACGTCGACGGTCAATGACCTCGAGAAGTTCCTCGACGACACCGCCGGCGTCAGCGCGTCGCGCACCGGCAGCACCATGACGGTGACGTCCGAGTTCAAGCTGACGATGGCCTCGTCCTCGTCCGCGTCGGGCTCCTTCGCGGACCGCACGACCAACAACTCGGCCGAATCCGGCTTTGCCAAGGACAGCGATATCCAGGCGACCCTGAAGAAGCTCCAGAGCGCCCAGGAAACCCTGCGCTCGCAGGCATCGACCTTCGGTACCAACCTGTCGATCGTGCAGAACCGCCAGGACTTCACCAAGGCGATGATCAACACCCTGCAGGAAGGCGCCGGCAAGCTGACCCTCGCCGACACCAACCAGGAAGGCGCCAACCTCCTCGCCCTGCAGACCCAGCAGTCGCTGGCCTCCACGGCCCTCTCGCTGGCCGCCTCTGCAGACCAGAACGTGCTGCGGCTGTTCTGA